A window of the Scytonema millei VB511283 genome harbors these coding sequences:
- a CDS encoding MGMT family protein: protein MPYDVKATAFQLQVWQALQTIPIGTTVTYSDVTRSIG, encoded by the coding sequence TTGCCTTATGATGTCAAAGCTACTGCATTTCAACTGCAAGTTTGGCAGGCGCTACAAACCATTCCCATTGGTACGACCGTAACATACAGCGATGTTACCCGCAGTATCGGGTAG